Proteins from a genomic interval of Mycobacterium conspicuum:
- a CDS encoding SDR family NAD(P)-dependent oxidoreductase, with amino-acid sequence MGKLDGKTAIVSGSGRGIGRAIALKLAGEGANVVVNDLDTDPANAVVEEITKAGGNAVVCAGSVTAEGFGERFVGTATSEFGGLDIIINNAGYTWDSVIQKMTDEQWDAILDVHLKAPFRILRAAQPVISKAAKAEKEAGTRVYRKVVNISSVAGLTGNPGQVNYSSAKAAIIGMTKTLCKEWGRYNVNVNAVAFGFIETRLTSAAADGNSTIEIEGREIKVGVNPGLLAAAEMMIPLGRPGTPDEAAGAVAMLTYPEADYVSGQLLVAGGGFEA; translated from the coding sequence ATGGGAAAGCTGGACGGGAAGACGGCCATAGTCAGCGGCTCGGGCCGCGGCATCGGACGCGCGATCGCGCTCAAGCTCGCTGGCGAAGGCGCCAACGTCGTGGTCAACGATCTCGACACCGACCCGGCCAACGCGGTCGTCGAGGAAATCACCAAAGCCGGTGGCAACGCGGTGGTCTGCGCCGGGAGCGTCACCGCCGAGGGCTTCGGCGAACGGTTCGTCGGCACCGCGACGTCGGAGTTCGGCGGCCTCGACATCATCATCAACAACGCCGGCTACACCTGGGATTCGGTCATCCAGAAGATGACCGACGAGCAGTGGGACGCGATCCTCGACGTTCATCTCAAGGCGCCGTTTCGCATCCTGCGCGCCGCACAACCGGTGATCAGCAAGGCGGCCAAGGCCGAGAAGGAGGCCGGCACCCGGGTCTACCGCAAGGTGGTCAACATCTCCTCGGTGGCCGGTCTGACCGGGAATCCCGGGCAGGTCAACTACTCCTCGGCCAAGGCGGCCATCATCGGCATGACCAAGACTTTGTGCAAGGAATGGGGTCGCTACAACGTCAACGTCAACGCGGTGGCCTTCGGGTTCATCGAGACCCGGCTGACTTCCGCAGCGGCAGACGGCAATTCAACCATCGAGATCGAGGGCCGCGAGATCAAGGTCGGGGTCAACCCCGGCCTGCTGGCGGCGGCGGAAATGATGATCCCGCTCGGGCGCCCCGGTACCCCCGACGAGGCCGCCGGAGCGGTGGCGATGCTGACCTATCCGGAGGCCGATTACGTCAGCGGGCAGCTCCTGGTCGCCGGCGGCGGATTCGAGGCCTGA
- a CDS encoding MaoC/PaaZ C-terminal domain-containing protein → MASFVPEVGAELPPLAIDPISRTTLALFAGASGDHNPIHIDLDVARSAGLDDVFAHGMLSMAYLARLLTNVVPQQQLRSFQVRFAAITPVHGRPTCTGTVASINEVDGERQATLDLQVSLPDGTVTLLGSAVVALD, encoded by the coding sequence ATGGCGTCATTTGTACCCGAGGTCGGCGCCGAATTGCCGCCGCTGGCGATCGATCCGATTTCGCGGACCACGTTGGCGCTGTTCGCCGGTGCCTCCGGCGACCACAACCCCATTCACATCGACCTCGACGTCGCCCGCTCGGCCGGGCTCGACGACGTGTTCGCGCACGGCATGTTGTCGATGGCCTACCTGGCCCGGTTGCTCACCAACGTTGTTCCGCAACAACAACTTCGCTCGTTCCAGGTGCGGTTCGCCGCGATCACCCCGGTGCACGGCCGGCCGACCTGTACCGGCACCGTTGCCTCGATCAACGAGGTTGACGGCGAGCGCCAAGCGACTCTCGACCTCCAGGTCAGCCTGCCCGACGGCACGGTGACGCTGCTCGGCAGCGCCGTCGTCGCACTCGATTGA
- a CDS encoding MaoC family dehydratase N-terminal domain-containing protein: MSIDRSFIGREFPPVSLLVTRSRLRNFAKATGQDQPVYTDVDAAKQAGYRDLPVPPTFFFGIELEAPDPFAFVTELGVDLRTVLHGEQKFDYRRMAFAGDELTAVSRIADIYEKKGGLLEFVVRETTVTDQDGAVVAVMRSSTVVQNRRAN, translated from the coding sequence ATGAGCATTGATCGTTCTTTCATCGGCCGCGAGTTTCCGCCTGTGTCGCTGTTGGTGACCCGCAGTCGGCTGCGCAACTTCGCCAAGGCAACCGGACAGGATCAACCCGTCTACACCGACGTCGACGCGGCCAAGCAGGCCGGGTACCGCGACCTGCCAGTCCCGCCGACCTTCTTTTTCGGGATCGAACTCGAGGCGCCGGATCCATTCGCCTTTGTCACCGAACTCGGGGTGGACCTGCGCACCGTGTTGCACGGAGAGCAGAAGTTCGACTATCGGCGGATGGCGTTTGCCGGCGACGAGTTGACCGCGGTGAGCCGCATCGCCGACATCTACGAGAAAAAGGGCGGACTGCTCGAATTCGTCGTGCGCGAGACCACCGTCACCGATCAGGACGGTGCGGTCGTTGCCGTGATGCGCAGCTCGACGGTGGTGCAGAACCGGCGGGCGAACTGA
- a CDS encoding class I adenylate-forming enzyme family protein: MSVGARDSLHAGSSPAFAAQDAVRFRAAGWWSDSTLSDAVRRNAQRSPDRLAYVDHQGSSLTWREFDSAASVLAGQLAGVGIAPGDRVAVWHGDSAALHVLFVAVERCGAVVVGIGARAGTREVAAILANSQPKVLIVDQQRSGTAASAALGVPTLTMGHAADAARLCTEVEPKAVGVEWQLGADDVFLINSTSGTTGLPKCVVHTQNRWHYFHQKAVANGLLTADDIFLPVIPMPFGFGIWTSHTTPIYLGATSVILNRFSTRAACEAIATHRASVLCCVSTQLTMLMTDPASRDYDLSSLRVVFAGGEALPYRPAAEFEELTGAKILQFYGSNETGLLSGTTLDDPLQQRLRTGGRIVPEMSVRLFDGDRDVTATGRGQPACRGPATSLGYLGGTDHDKLFTRDGWMRMGDICEIDADGYLTVTGRTSDFILRGGKNISAAQVEDAVTSHPAIAVAAAVAMPDPVFGEKVCVYTELAHSRTIELPELVEHLLASGVSKELLPERLIMVDELPRSSGGKIAKGELREDIRIRMEAEHECS, translated from the coding sequence ATGAGCGTCGGCGCGCGGGATAGCCTTCATGCCGGGTCGTCGCCGGCCTTCGCCGCGCAGGATGCGGTCAGGTTTCGCGCGGCTGGCTGGTGGTCGGACTCCACGCTGTCGGACGCGGTGCGTCGTAACGCTCAGCGGTCACCGGATCGGCTAGCCTATGTTGATCACCAGGGTTCGTCGCTGACGTGGCGCGAATTCGACAGTGCGGCAAGCGTTCTGGCGGGACAGCTGGCCGGCGTCGGTATTGCGCCGGGCGACCGGGTCGCGGTGTGGCACGGGGATTCGGCCGCCCTTCACGTGCTGTTCGTGGCGGTTGAACGCTGTGGGGCTGTCGTCGTCGGCATCGGGGCGCGCGCCGGCACCCGCGAGGTTGCCGCGATACTGGCGAATTCGCAGCCCAAGGTACTGATCGTCGATCAGCAGCGCAGCGGTACCGCCGCCTCCGCAGCCCTGGGTGTGCCCACGCTGACCATGGGGCACGCGGCCGACGCCGCGCGCCTTTGCACCGAGGTGGAGCCCAAGGCGGTGGGGGTCGAATGGCAACTCGGCGCCGACGACGTCTTCCTGATCAATTCGACTTCGGGCACGACGGGCCTGCCCAAGTGCGTCGTGCATACCCAGAACCGCTGGCACTACTTTCACCAGAAGGCCGTCGCCAACGGCCTGCTGACGGCGGATGACATCTTCTTGCCGGTCATACCAATGCCTTTCGGCTTCGGAATATGGACCAGCCACACCACCCCGATCTATCTGGGTGCGACGTCGGTCATCTTGAACCGGTTCAGTACGCGGGCCGCGTGCGAGGCGATAGCCACCCACCGGGCAAGCGTATTGTGCTGTGTCAGCACGCAATTGACGATGCTGATGACCGACCCGGCGTCTCGCGACTACGATTTGAGTTCGCTGCGGGTCGTGTTCGCCGGCGGCGAGGCGCTACCGTATCGGCCGGCCGCCGAGTTCGAGGAACTCACCGGTGCGAAGATTCTGCAGTTTTATGGCTCGAACGAAACCGGCCTGCTGAGCGGGACCACGCTGGACGATCCGCTGCAACAACGGCTGCGCACCGGTGGGCGGATCGTGCCGGAAATGTCGGTGCGGCTTTTCGACGGCGATCGGGATGTCACCGCCACCGGACGTGGCCAACCCGCGTGCCGGGGGCCCGCGACGAGCCTCGGCTACCTCGGGGGCACCGACCACGACAAGCTGTTCACCCGAGACGGGTGGATGCGGATGGGCGATATCTGCGAGATCGACGCCGACGGGTATTTGACCGTCACCGGCCGAACCTCCGATTTCATCCTGCGCGGCGGCAAGAACATCAGCGCGGCGCAGGTCGAGGACGCCGTCACCAGTCATCCAGCGATCGCGGTCGCCGCGGCCGTCGCGATGCCCGACCCGGTGTTCGGCGAAAAGGTCTGTGTCTACACCGAACTCGCTCATTCGCGCACCATCGAGTTGCCGGAGCTCGTCGAGCATCTCCTGGCGTCGGGGGTCTCCAAGGAACTGCTGCCCGAACGGCTGATCATGGTCGACGAACTACCCCGCTCGTCCGGTGGGAAGATCGCTAAAGGTGAGCTCCGTGAGGATATCCGGATCAGGATGGAGGCCGAGCATGAATGCTCCTGA
- a CDS encoding amidohydrolase family protein, with protein sequence MKSIDELAANLTFTKAKTGDDRSVTFLPDPPRAHRRYTVISVDDHIVEPPDTFTGRLPRKFADRAPKVVDTDRGGQTWVYDGQELPNVGFNAVVGRPVSEYGFEPVRFDEMRRGAWDIHERVKDMDLNGIYASLNFPSFLPGFAGQRLQQVTNDRDLALASVRAWNDWHLEVWAGSYPDRIIPCQLPWLLDPELGATMIYENAERGFHAVTFSENPAMLGLPSIHSGHWDPMMAACAETGTVVNLHIGSSGSSPSTTEDAPPDVQGVLFFAYAISAAVDWLYSGLPSRFPDLKICLSEGGIGWVAGLLDRLDHMLSYHAMYGTWQALGETLTPAEVFTRNFWFCAVEDKSSFVQRDRIGVDNIMLEADYPHCDSTWPHTQQTIHDEIGDLPHDVIRKITWANAAHLYSHPVPVEVQQDPNAF encoded by the coding sequence GTGAAATCGATCGACGAGCTGGCCGCCAACCTGACCTTCACCAAAGCCAAGACCGGCGACGATCGTTCGGTCACGTTTCTGCCTGACCCGCCGCGCGCGCACCGCCGCTACACGGTGATCTCGGTCGACGACCACATCGTCGAACCCCCGGACACCTTCACCGGCCGGCTGCCGCGCAAGTTCGCGGACCGCGCGCCCAAGGTCGTCGACACCGACCGGGGCGGCCAGACCTGGGTCTACGACGGACAAGAACTGCCCAACGTGGGATTCAACGCCGTCGTCGGCCGCCCGGTGTCCGAGTATGGCTTCGAACCGGTCCGATTCGACGAAATGCGCAGGGGCGCGTGGGATATCCACGAACGCGTCAAGGACATGGACCTCAACGGCATCTACGCCTCGCTGAACTTCCCGTCCTTCCTGCCGGGTTTCGCCGGCCAGCGGCTGCAGCAGGTAACCAACGACCGCGACCTCGCGCTGGCCTCGGTCCGCGCCTGGAACGACTGGCATCTCGAGGTCTGGGCAGGCTCATACCCGGACCGCATCATTCCCTGCCAGCTGCCGTGGCTGCTGGACCCCGAACTGGGCGCAACCATGATCTATGAGAACGCCGAGCGCGGGTTTCATGCCGTCACCTTCAGCGAGAACCCCGCGATGCTCGGCCTGCCGAGCATTCACTCGGGTCACTGGGATCCGATGATGGCCGCCTGCGCCGAGACGGGCACCGTGGTGAACCTGCACATCGGCTCGTCGGGTTCGTCCCCATCCACCACCGAGGACGCGCCCCCGGACGTGCAGGGCGTGCTGTTCTTCGCCTACGCCATTTCGGCGGCGGTCGACTGGCTGTACTCCGGCCTGCCCAGCAGGTTCCCCGATCTCAAGATCTGCCTGTCGGAAGGCGGAATCGGTTGGGTCGCAGGATTGCTGGATCGCCTCGACCACATGCTCAGCTACCACGCGATGTATGGCACCTGGCAGGCGTTGGGTGAAACATTGACTCCCGCAGAGGTTTTCACGCGCAACTTCTGGTTCTGCGCGGTGGAGGACAAGTCGTCCTTCGTCCAGCGTGACCGGATCGGGGTGGACAACATCATGTTGGAAGCCGACTATCCGCATTGCGACTCGACCTGGCCGCACACCCAACAAACGATCCACGACGAAATCGGCGATCTGCCGCACGACGTCATCCGCAAAATCACCTGGGCCAACGCCGCACACCTGTATAGCCATCCGGTGCCCGTCGAGGTTCAGCAAGACCCCAACGCCTTTTAG
- a CDS encoding PE family protein, whose amino-acid sequence MQASVLAGPQAMLAAAADVADVGSAINDASAAAAGPTTGVLEAAADEVSASVTALFNSYAREYQALIKQAAAFHGTFARLLAAAGNAYAATDAAASKALAGPLTGGEPIPVGISLIMGPTDIPTPTPRYLNEVYRLYISPNFTTTNLQVLTTPNQLFPITGLRSMTLDQSVRQGLAILDKAILQAYDDGITPINVFGYSQSAVVASLEMPKLVAAGIPSPDVNFVLVGDPMNPNGGMFTRFPGLGLPHLGGMYSGGTPSNDYPTVIYTGEYDGFADFPRYPIDVLADVNALMGVLYVHNLYPTFTDAQLASAVELPTSGPTMTTYYMIPTENLPLLEPLRAIPVIGNPIADLLQPDLRYLINWGYGDPAYGYSTGPANVVTPFGFLPPHSATVALQHDLVIGTQQGIADAAADLRAEGFPTLFTVKR is encoded by the coding sequence GTGCAGGCATCCGTGCTCGCGGGACCGCAGGCCATGTTGGCGGCCGCCGCCGACGTGGCCGACGTAGGTTCGGCGATCAACGATGCCAGCGCGGCCGCCGCCGGCCCCACCACCGGTGTGCTCGAGGCGGCAGCGGATGAGGTTTCGGCATCTGTCACGGCCCTGTTCAACTCCTATGCCCGCGAGTACCAGGCCCTCATCAAGCAAGCCGCGGCGTTTCACGGCACGTTTGCCCGGTTGCTGGCCGCCGCCGGCAACGCCTACGCGGCGACCGACGCGGCGGCCTCCAAAGCGCTGGCCGGCCCCCTGACCGGCGGCGAGCCGATACCCGTCGGGATTTCGTTGATCATGGGACCCACCGACATACCGACACCGACACCGCGGTACCTGAACGAGGTTTACCGCCTTTACATTTCGCCCAACTTCACCACCACGAACCTCCAGGTCCTGACCACACCCAACCAACTGTTTCCGATCACCGGTCTGCGGAGCATGACCCTGGACCAGTCGGTGCGCCAGGGCCTCGCGATCCTCGACAAGGCGATATTGCAGGCGTATGACGACGGGATCACCCCCATCAACGTCTTCGGCTACTCGCAGAGCGCGGTTGTCGCCTCGCTGGAAATGCCGAAACTCGTGGCGGCCGGCATCCCGAGCCCGGACGTGAACTTCGTGCTGGTCGGGGATCCGATGAATCCCAACGGCGGCATGTTCACCCGCTTTCCCGGCCTGGGCCTGCCGCATCTGGGCGGGATGTATTCGGGCGGGACCCCGTCGAACGACTACCCGACCGTCATCTACACCGGGGAATACGACGGCTTCGCCGACTTCCCGCGCTACCCGATCGATGTGCTCGCCGACGTCAACGCCCTCATGGGTGTCCTCTACGTGCACAACCTGTATCCGACGTTCACGGACGCGCAGCTCGCGTCGGCGGTCGAGTTGCCCACGTCGGGACCGACGATGACCACCTACTACATGATTCCCACCGAGAACCTGCCGCTGTTGGAGCCGCTGCGCGCCATACCCGTCATCGGCAACCCGATCGCAGACCTGCTTCAGCCCGACCTGAGGTATCTCATCAACTGGGGTTACGGCGATCCGGCCTATGGCTATTCGACAGGTCCGGCGAACGTGGTCACCCCGTTCGGGTTCCTGCCGCCACACTCCGCGACCGTTGCGCTGCAGCACGATCTGGTCATCGGAACCCAGCAGGGCATCGCCGATGCCGCCGCCGACCTGCGGGCCGAGGGATTCCCGACGCTGTTTACGGTCAAACGGTGA
- a CDS encoding class I SAM-dependent methyltransferase, with translation MTAAKVDFSSVRWGSVEWTNLVTLYLRAYESHSHRPILGDQAAAEALDRIDYDFKRIHRSSLPASNQYLVALRARQLDDWATAFLARHPDAVVVHLGCGLDGRAFRIAPPGLWFDIDQPAVIELRRRLYDDTDRYRMIGSSVTDPQWLDQIPTGHPTLVIAEGLLMYLWETDVRQLVERLTDRFASGEMLFDTLPPIAPRMSKLLTKGITKWGIRDARDMEKWNPKLKFLEQTSVLSGYPKIPSTPVRLIYRLFAALPVAAYDVLNRFEYGRR, from the coding sequence ATGACGGCAGCGAAAGTTGACTTCAGCTCGGTCAGGTGGGGCTCGGTGGAGTGGACGAACCTGGTCACCCTGTACCTGCGCGCGTATGAAAGCCATTCGCACCGACCAATTCTGGGTGACCAGGCAGCCGCCGAGGCCCTCGATCGCATCGACTACGACTTTAAGCGCATACATCGGAGCTCGCTGCCGGCGTCCAACCAGTACCTGGTCGCGCTGCGGGCAAGGCAGCTCGATGACTGGGCTACCGCCTTTCTCGCGCGTCACCCCGATGCCGTCGTCGTGCACCTGGGTTGCGGCCTCGACGGGCGAGCATTTCGGATCGCGCCACCGGGACTTTGGTTCGACATCGATCAGCCGGCCGTCATCGAGCTGCGTCGGCGGCTGTACGACGACACCGACCGCTATCGGATGATCGGCTCGTCGGTGACCGATCCGCAATGGCTCGACCAAATCCCGACCGGTCACCCGACCTTGGTCATCGCTGAAGGATTGCTGATGTACCTGTGGGAGACCGATGTTCGTCAGCTGGTCGAGCGCCTGACCGACCGGTTCGCCTCCGGCGAGATGCTCTTCGACACGCTGCCACCGATCGCGCCGCGGATGTCCAAACTGCTCACCAAAGGCATCACCAAATGGGGCATCCGCGACGCTCGCGACATGGAGAAGTGGAACCCGAAGCTCAAATTCCTCGAGCAGACGTCCGTGCTCTCCGGCTACCCGAAGATCCCATCGACGCCAGTGCGCTTGATTTACCGCCTGTTCGCCGCCCTGCCCGTCGCGGCCTACGACGTGCTCAACCGCTTCGAATACGGGCGTCGTTGA